TAAATTCACCTATGTACGAgttcatttaaaatttgattagagCTTAATGAATCATTGATATTCTCCACAATTTTAGCTAACTACAATTataaattttcatataattaaaatatgtaacaaaaattatatattttcataaacaaataaaagctTAATCAATATTAAAGTTTGATTACATACCTGGAACTttttaagaaaaggaaaatcatCAAAAAGcaattaatattctaaattgTTGAATacttgaagaaaaaataaaattgacagaAGAGTGACtttataattttacaaaagTCTAAATcgaaatttgtaattttactttttactgTGAATGCCCTTTGTCTATCGCGCGCTCGACCTTTCCTTTTAGATTAGGACATTATCCACTGAGACCTATGCTTTaggggtttttatttttatttttattttttttgggtaagtatatattttagtttttttttttttttttttatgcttttgttttttaaatggcatttgtttttaattgtgCTGTAATTGTAAGAGCTAAGTGATTTGGAGTCTTTGGATTGACGGCATAGAAAAAGGGCCCGGGGGCGGGGGTGGGGGGTGGGTAAGGTTGGACTAATGCATAATTATTTAAACCGTACGTTTAATAAAGGGATCTCTTCTCATCGTCTTCTTCCCCCTTCTCATCTAACCTAAACCTAAAAGCCTGAAAATATTGAAACTTTCACCATGAAAATTTCAAACATCTCAGAACTGAATGACTCGTTTGTCCTGACCTAATGTTTGATGAGAGGGTATTAATTGCCCCTGATCCGCTGTACAGTTGAGGGTGAGCAAGCATGGCATGCAGAAAATTTTGTACTGCAGCAAGATAAATTTTTggaggggagggggggtggGGCATTTGATCCCTCTCAAGCAACCTCCCTCCCTCCGCCCTAACTTAGCATATACATGAATATTTGgctcattttaaaatattttatgtcaacACCAAAgaataatatttcaaaaatcaCAGTTCAATTGGTACAAGTAGTTTACTAgtacgtgattttttttttttatatatgcattAATATTCATTAGGATTAAAATGGTATGTGAATTAGAAATTTTCTTTAACCTTTTATCTTTGAGAATCGTATCGGATgagatataaattaaaattaaagattGACTagctaattataaattaatggACTAAATAAGGTTAAATATATGAGGAGCGGAGAAAAGTGTACGTAACGGATGTTAATTAAGGAAAGAGAGACGAACAGAGGTGCAAGAAAAAGTCTCTCTCCGAAAGTGAGGGAGAGACCTCTGGCTTCCCCTATATAACTTCCCCATAATTCTATCTACTCTCAAAGAAAGAGGTTCTGCGCATAAAGAAGCTATAATTATTAATGGGCAGCATCTCTTTCTTTGCTTCGCTTTTGGTATCAGCTTTCCTTCTTCATGGGGTGGATGCTGGTTATGTCGGTTATCCGGCAATCAGGTCCAGTAGGAAAGCATTGCAAGCACCATCTCCGGCTGGATCAAGTGGTAAGATTAGCCCCCGAGTTCTAAAATTCTACCCCGTAGTTCAAGAGTTCAAAAAAAGAGTCGCCTATGACCCACAAGGAATTTTGAAAACATGGAATCCCAATGACAAAAACGTATGCAATTACAAGGGCTTCTACTGCGACGTTTTTCCGGCCGACAAACAATTAACAGTTTCTGGGGTTGACTTCAACGGCTTCCAGTTTGCTGGTAAGAAAGGGCAGGGCCTCACTCTGTATGGGTTCATTGAGAAGTTAACAGACATAACCGTTTTCCACGCCAACTCCAACAACTTCACCGGTGGCATCCCCAAAGAGATCTCCACCATTCCATACTTCTTCGAGCTAGACCTTAGCAACAACAAGTTAGATGGCAAGTTCCCATTGGAAGTTCTTGGCGCCAAACAACTCACCTTCTTGGACCTCCGCTATAACTCTTTGTACGGCATGGTTCCACCCCAACTGTTCTTGCTAGAAGTGAACGTAATCTTCATCAACGACAACTATTTCGAGCAAAACCTTCCTGATAATCTTGGCTCCACGCCAGCCAATTATCTCACTTTTGCCAACAACAAGTTCACCGGGCCAATCCCTCCAAGTATTGGCCAAGCTAGCAAAACCCTCACTGAGGTGCTCTTCCTCAACAACAAGCTCACAGGATGCTTGCCGTTTGAGATTGGCCACCTCGAAAACGCCACCGCTTTTGATGTGAGCATCAATTCCTTGACGGGTCCAATCCCCCAATCATTTCAGTGCCTGTTTAGTATAGAGGTGCTTAGTCTGGCTCAGAACCAGTTCTATGGGTCGGTCCCGGAGGCTGTCTGCAAGCTGCCTAACCTCGGTCTCCTCGATATATCAGAGAACTACTTCAGCAAGATTGGCCCTGAATGCCGGAAGTTGATCAAGAAAAAGGTTCTTGATCCAAAAAAGAATTGCATTCAAGGACTTCCAAATCAGAGATCCAAAGCTGAATGTGATGCGTTTTTGTCTAAGCCCAAGTCTTGCCCCAACCAGAAGTCCCTGACTTTCATTCCTTGTAAAGGAGCTCATCCACCTACCAAAAGTACTTCCCCTTCAACACTACTAACCTATGGCGCTCTTAAACCGCATTCATAGGCTTTTGCAATTCATTACGACTGTTCTGTTTATAATCATTAAGTTAATTATGAATAAGGTAATGTGTTCTGATTTGGCATCTATTCTTTTTAGTGTACGTAGTATTGAAGATTGTCGGTGGACAAGTACTGCTAAATCGTTGTCATGAGATATATAGAAAGAATAATAGCGAAAGCATAAATCTTACCTTCCTCTTATATATGCACTGAATATGGGACCTGATGTAGTTGCATGTTTCACctgcatttatttttaagtcTCCAGCATTTACTTTTTCAATGATAGCATGAGCAATAATTACTCACAATCTTTTTCCACTCAcagaaagagagaaattaagAGGCAATATTTTCACTCACATGCACAAAGGTACAAGATTTTCCACGCACACCCAAATGTTGCAATCAGCTGTCTTTTAAAAACGCTAGCTCTTTAGCATATGAACATTATATGCATTAATTAATACGGATTAATGTAGAGGCTGTGGAGTAACGTACGTTTTTCACTAACAGTACCTTTGGGTTGCCACTGTTGGGCGCTCATTTTTACATATATCTCCTACTCACATAGTGGGCACGGCTCAACCATGCATCTTTCTATTTGTTTTCAACCATATTCATATTGGCAAATAGATGTGCGATCATCGAGTACATCTGCAGAAAATGTTAAAAGAATATACCAAATCTTGTAGGGATAATTAAGCATAATAACATCTCTATAAATGTCTCGTTATCCCACAATTCATTTGGTCACGTTAGACTAAGCATCTATAATCCCCTTTCGGGTCTAATATCTGTTAACCGATCAACTATCAAAGACCCATACGTTTCAGACAATGCACATTTCAGACAATGCATGCGTTGAAGACCCATACAATATTGAAGACCCTTGAAGACCCATGCGTTTCACTTTTCCCCTTTGTAACATTCAGGATGATCGTCGCTCCACCACGGGGTATGGTGTTTTCTTGGGTCCATGTCTTATTTCTTGGTGTGCAAAAAAACAGCTCACAGTTTCACGCAGCAGTACTGAAGTTGAATATTGGGCTTTAGCAATGACTGTGGCTGAGCTTTATTGGCTACGTATGTTGTTCAAGGATTTGCAGCTCCCCCTATTGTCTAGTCCTATTATTTGGTGTGATAACATTGGGGCGTTAGCTTTGGCATCTAATCCTGTGTATCATGCCCGTACAAAACACATTGAGGTTGATATGCACTTCATTCGAGAAAAGGTTGCTAACAAAGATGTctgtttaaaatttatttctacAGTTGATCATCAGGTGGCAGAAATTTTCACCAAAGGACTATCCTCTGCACGTTTCAATTTCCTTAAAGACAAACTGATGGTGTGTCTTCCCCCATCAGCTTGAGGGGGGCTGTTAACCGATCAACTATCAAAGACCCATACGTTTCAGACAATGCATGCGTTGAAGACCCATACATTGAAGACCCTTGAAGACCCATGCGTTTCACTTTTACCCCTTGGTAACATTCAACATTTATTTCacctttttcacttttgtaacATTCAGGATTTAGTCTCGTAATTAACTTCTAAATGACCGTTCATCTCTGCTGAGTGTAACCACGTTCATTttcaattgtatatatatatagccatgtATGTACCAGTGGATAATTAAGCAAAAAGAAATCTTTTCTTCATATCTATTATTTTCAATGTCTCGTAACAATGCTTAACCTCAACAAAGTTTGTGCATGATGAGCAAATCATGTGTATGACAAAGCAACATCATCATCTAGGAGACACTACTAAAACACATAGGTTTCTAGAGTTTTTAAAATGCCAACAGTCGGTCATTAAATCATCGACTTAAATTTTTGTGTGTACCTGCATGCGTGCGCGTTTACATATCTTACTTTATACACAAAAGTAGAAGATATTGTTATGTTTATGAAACATCTGAATAAGTTTTAAGGTGTTAAAAATACTCGATTTAAATTAAGGCATGGAAAATTTTAGAGTTTTCAAAACACTTAGGTTTTCAAGTTTTAGATGCAATGTTCGAACGGTAAATGAGCTATGtggttggatatatatatatatcagattCCATGGTTAAATAATTACATAAGAAATGTTTGATTTCATTCTCTTACTCATTTCTTGTGTATCTCCGTGtaagagatgtgcaaatccATAATTAAATCTGTGAGAACATGCATGTAAGTTCCATAGATTTTGTGATGGATTTGCAATAGAAATGTGTAAGAGAATGACATAAAAAACATTTCTAATTACATTAATAGTATTTGTAGtatcatattaattagttaattatatGGATATATGTACAATCTCTCATGTAtagttaataaaatatctttgCAATCTCAACACAACTAGCTCAGAAGATAAAGAATGGTGGGCTCGAACTATAACATCCACATCTCTAACATCAATTGAAAAACAACTTATTGGTTCACGTACTTATGACCGCAAGGCTTGTCATTTATTTTATCCAATCTTATATCTGCTGTCTGCCTACAGGAAAACGAAGtctacaaataaataaataaataaaaaatctaatctcAGCTAGCCTACCTCAAGATCAAGCCTATCGTAAGTATTAATATAAGGACATAATttttctacaaactggtttaaatttcctacaacccacgTATAAAAAAGACACGTattttttaaacatgtgagaaacacatgttttttttttattattaatgtcattaaaaaagcatataagaagtacatactatttaaataacatgtgtttctcacatgccaagggatACATattaatcttatatgtgggttgtaggaaatttcttataaacctatttgaaagaaatttctATCCTCAATCTAATGTGGGTCTGTGCACAAGGACGGAACGGGGCGGCTGATTTAAAAATTTtcctaatttattattgaaattttatGTGCTTACTTTACTATATTTGGAATAATcttgccttctttttttttttcttttttttttttaagcattcaAGCATATAGTATAAATGTTCCAAAGAGGTAGTTAAATCGGTTAGAGACCACACTTCAAGAAGCGtaggtcattagttcgaattcCCTCCCCcccttcttgtgtggacatgtcaaaaaaataaaatgtatataGTATAAATAACTCAATTTAAATACGGTACCTCAAAAGATACAAGATCAAGAATACACGGGGAGTCTCCTCAAGAATGACATATTCCTCATTTAGCAAAAGAGCTTCCTTCGCAAGCCTATGAGACGGTCTATTACCATCTCGCTTTACATGTGTGCCCCGCCATTTCTGTAGGCATCTTAGGGCATTACGAGCATCAATATACTCCAAGACAAGCCATCTCTCTGTAATGCCTATTGCCTGTATCATTTGAAGAGCATCTCCTCTAATTCTACCCTTTGTAAGCCCAACTCTGACAAAAGATAGCAGTCCTCAGAGCTATTGAGGCTTTAGCTATAACCGAATctatgatgaaaaaaaaaatggagctGGTAATGTGGCCAGTACCTTACCCAAGCTATGTCTGACTGCCACACCGATGCTCAAATTCCTCTTTGTCTTATCTACGTACAGCAGCATCATAGTTAACTTTGACAAAACCAATAGCAGAGACTTTCCAGCACATAACACTATGAATACCAACTCCTTCCCCCATACATATATTGCAAATCATGGGCGCTCATGAAGAATATGCTTGACTTTGAGGCTTTCCCCACAAGTATAGTAGCTAGGATGGCTAAGAGGGCCTTGCATTGCTTCGCAGCCAGATATTCTCGCCACTGTTGTCAAATCCCATTCTTCTTAAAATTGATATAGCTACATCTATTATCATTAGATGTGTACATAAtatatcactattaaattttgatccaataataattttaaaaaagctATATCAATTTTAGAAAGACtcaaaaaaaagagtaatgtttcttacacaatttttgtacaacttttacacaactctaacaactttcttttaaaatcagccattgaatatttaggacccacatgttggaaaacaaatctaatggttgatcataacaaaaagtagttagagttgtgcaaaagttgtgtgagagttgtgtaagaaacattactccaaaaaaaatatgaatcttctttatagcattactctattgtGCGTTTGTGTGTTAGTGGTGcagtttataaaataatagaatagtTTAATTCCGTACGTACAATAATGCAATAAACTGATAACAATTTAAAACTGATAATCttctaataataaaattaagaaaagacaAATAGCGATGATAGATGATATATATCACTTGGCATATGCATGAACATATATcttgcactttttaaaattgtatttttgtatgtatttttgttagGATTAAAattatgtgatttaaaaaaacacGTGAATTGAACTAATATGCtgcaaaattaaaacaaatgtGAGTGTATTAAGAAAGAAATGCCAGAGgtactaaatcttttattaaaagATGGGGTACTAAGAATATGATGCATGTGGGGCTTATTTATTAGTAcctgtaacatttttttttattatttattttgataatcttTAATAAATAAGCTCAACATCattttaataaaagatttagtatttttagcatttatcgTGCGTAATATATAGATTGAATAAGGAATTttctttaaccttttttttaaaaaaaatgaaaaataaaaattgttatcCTTGAGAATCGTATCGGATCAGATATTAGAATTAGTTTTACTAGTAAAAACGGGACTAAATAATCAAGGATATTAATAGACAAATTTGCTGTACATGTAACGGATCATGTTAACATGGATCGATGGACACTTGAATTTGGATATTAATAGACAAAATATGTAATGCGAGGAATGAGTGACGGACAGAAGTTGCAAGAAAATGTCTCTCGATCCGAAACTGAGGGAAAGACCTCTCTGTTTTTTCTTCGCACGTACCCTCCTCGATCGATCTATATATAACTTTCTCCCCTTCGTTCTATCTACTCTCACAAAAATAGGTGTCTCCTGCGCACAGAGAAGTGATCATGGGCACCATCTCTTTCTTTGCTTCGCTTTTGTTATCAACTTCCTTGCTTCATTTGTGCTTGTTCTATGGGGTGGCCGCCGGTGCTGGTGCGTCCAACAGGAAAGCATTGGCACAGCCACCAAGTGGGAAGATTAGCCCTCGAGTTCTAAAATTCTACCCCATAATTCAAGAGTTCAAAAAAAGAATCACCTACGACCCAAAAGGCATTTTGAAAACATGGGATCCCAACGATAAAAACGTATGCAATTACAAGGGCTTCTTCTGCGACATTTTTCCGGCCGACAAACAAATGACAGTTGCTGGAGTAGACTTCACCGGCTTCGGGTTTGCTGGTAAGCAAGGCCTCACTCTCTTTGGGTTCATTGAAAAGTTAACCGACATTACCGTTTTCCACGCCAACTCCAACAACTTCACCGGTGGCATCCCCAGGGAGATCTCCACCATTCCGTACTTCTTCGAGCTAGACCTTAGCAGCAACAAGTTAACTGGCCAGTTCCCAATCGAAGTTCTTGGTGCCAAACAACTGACCTTCTTGGACCTCCGCTTTAACCATTTGTACGGCACTGTTCCACCCCAACTGTTCTTGCTTGACGTGGACGTAATCTTCATTAACAACAACAAGTTTGAGCAAAAGCTTCCTGATAATCTTGGCTCTACGCCAGCCCTTTATCTCACTTTTGCCAACAACAAGTTCACTGGGCCAATCCCACCAAGCATTGGCAAAACTAAGACAAACATCCTTGAGGTGCTCTTCTTGAACAACAAGCTCACTGGATGCTTGCCATTCGAGATTGGCTACCTGGGAAATGCCACTGCTTTTGATGTCAGCTCCAATTACTTGACGGGTCCAATACCCCACTCATTTCAGTGCCTGTTTAATATAGAGGTGCTTAACCTGGCTCGGAACCACTTCTATGGGTCGATCCCGGAGGCTATATGCAAGCTGCCTAACCTAAGTTACTTGGATTTATCAAGAAACTACTTCACCCAGGTGGGCACTGAATGCAGGAAGTTGGTCAACAAAAAGGTTCTTCATTTGCGAAAGAATTGCATTCAAGACCTTCCACATCAGAGATCAAAAGCTGAATGTGCTGCATTTTTCTCTAAGCCCCACCAGTGCCCCAACGAGAAGACTCTAACTTACATTCCTTGTAAAGGAGTTCATCCTCCTCCCAAAAGTTCCCCTTCAACACTACTTACCTATGGCGCTCTTAAACCGCTCAAGTAGGCTGTGATTTTCAAGCTCTAATCCAATGGGACTCATTAACGATGGATGGATCATATGGGGGGccttttgtaattatattttcatgtttttgttctctttatatatattgatcaagCAGTCATGAATCAGGCAATGTGTTCTAATTTGGCATCTCCAACAGATGCAAAATCGTATAGTGTAGTACCGAAGATTGTCAGTACACTGCAAAATTGTATTCTAAAcatcccaaattttatttttaaaaattaatttttaaatgatgtgatatattttttaaaatgataaattacaTAATGTTgtaacacattatttaaaaaccaacttttaagaaaaataaaattgaaatgtcTAGCCTTCCTCGTTCATGAGATAACGATTAGCGATCATAAATCATAAGGTTTCTAACTCCCTTGCTTATGGTCAAGTCTGCTTACGTATATTTAGCCACGTACTTCACAAGAACAAACAATACTTAGTCAAacatatttttcctaatattaaTTCAGGTGACGCAGgcagtttgttttctttttcaaaggaCGCGCGTGACAGTTCTCacccattgatttttttaaaaaacatatgtGGTAGAAATCGAGGGCATAGGCATGTGATATATTTTGAGGCTCGATAAGGTTAAgcgagggtttttttttttttttttttagaaaaaaaaaaaaagaagaagaagatattgatattatatttttatttaaacattaattttctTACATTTTGAGATGTaaaattgttgtctttttaaattcaaattagatTTTAACTGTTCAATATTTATTACAAGGCTCAAAAAATCTCTACCCACAACATAATtgaatattttcaagaataaaacctttaaagttgaaaaataaattttatttaagaattgtctttaatattatttgattctcttatttaatattatcaattttttaagactTACTTCCAGAATGAAAATATTgaagaattaaatgatattagaggccttattaaattgggcaaccacataatttttttttcaatatagaGCCGGCCATGAGAGCatcttcctaattttttttcaatatagaGGGGCCATGAGAgcatctttattttttgaaatgataGTTGAGGGCCAACTTGTGGCTCCCAACAgccttttttatattaaaaaaatctcattttaattaaaagggaTTGACAGGGCACAAGTTGAACTCTGCCTATTATTACTCTATCTACCTCTCTTTAACTCTTCTTCACGACTTCATGAAGTCTACGTACGCACCGTCTATATTAACTTCCCGTTAATTATCTACTCTCATGAAGGGTCCTGTGCACAGAGAAATGATGGGCACCAGATCTTTCTATGATTCACTTTTCCTATCAGCTTTCTTGCTTCATTTGTGCTTCTACTATGGAGTGGGTGCTGCTGATCCGGATATCATGTCCAATAGGAAAGCATTGGAAACAGCTTTAGGTGGTGATAGTGGCAATTATTCTGCTCCTGCACCTGCTCCTGCTCCTAAAAATGAAGACTGTCCTCCTCCCTCTCCCCCTCCTGAACTTGAATACCCCCCACCATTGCCACCACACAATACCCCTCCACCTCTTGAACCTGAATCTCCTCCACCATTACAACCACCTCTCCCTCCTAAATCTGAATATCCCCCACTACTGCCACCATCCCCTATCTCTCCTCCTGAACCTGAACCTGAATACCACCCACCACTGCCACCGCCCCCTATCGTTTCCCCTCCTGAACCTGAATACCACCCACCACTGCCACAGACCCCTACCCCTCCTCCTACTGAAGTACCTGAATACCACCCACCACTTCCACAGACCCCTACCCCTCCTCCTACTGAAGTACCTGAATACCACCCACCACTGCCACAGACCCCTACCCCTCCTCCTACTGAACCTGAATACCACCCACCACTGCCACAGACCCCTACCCCTCCCCCTACTGAACCTGAATACCACCCACCACTGCCACAGCCCCCTACCCTTTCCACTCCTGAACCTGAATGCCCCCCACCACTACCACCGCCCCCTACCCTTCCCTCTCCTGAACCTGAATCTCCCGCACCACTGCCACCGCCCCCTACCCTTTCCCCTCCTGAACCTGAATATCCCCCACCACTGCCACCGCCCCCtatccctcctcctcctcctgaaCCTGAATGCCCCCCACCCCCACAAAGTGAGCTTAGTCCTCGACTTCAATTAGTCTACCCCATAATTCAAGATTTCAGAAAAATAATCACCTGTGACCCAAAAGGCATTTTGAAATCATGGGATCGCAAAGATAAAAACGTATGCAAATTCAAGGGCTTCTTCTGCGACATTGTTCCGAAGTACAATCAACTAGCACTTTCTGGAGTAGACTTCAACGGGTTTCGGTTTGGTGGTAAGGACGGCCAGCTCCCTCTCTCTGGCTTCATTGAAAAGTTACCCGACATTACCGTGTTCCACGCAAACTCCAACAATTTCACTGGTGGCATCCCCATTGAGATCTCCAAGCTTCCATACTTCTACGAGCTAGATCTTAGCAACAACAAGTTACATGGCCAGTTCCCAATGGAAGTTCTTGGTGCCAAACAATTGACCTTCTTGGACCTTCGTTTTAACTTTTTGTACGGCAGGGTTCCACCCCAAGTGTTCTTGCTAGACGTTGACGTAATCTTCATCAACAACAACTATTTTGAGCATAGGCTTCCTGATAATCTTGGCTCTACACCAGCCCTATATCTCACTTTTGCCAACAACAAGTTCACTGGGCCAATCCCACCAAGCATTGGCCAAGCTAACAAAACCCTCCTTGAGGTGCTCTTCTTGAACAACAAGCTCACAGGATGCTTGCCATTTGAGATTGGCTTCCTGAAAATGGCCACTGTTTTTGACGTGAGCATCAATTACTTGATGGGTCCAATACCCTTCTCATTTCAGTGCCTGTTTAAAATAGAGGTGCTTAACCTGGCTCGAAACCAGTTCGATGGGTCGGTCCCGGAGGCAATCTGCAAGCTGCCTAACCTTGGTGTCTTCAATTTATCAGACAACTACTTCACCCAGGTTGGCCCTAAATGCAGGAAGTTGATCAAGAAAAAGGTtcttgatataaaaaataattgcattatAGACCTTCCAAATCAGAGATCAAAAGCTGAATGTGCTGCTTTTTTCGCCAAGCCCAAGTACCAGAAGTGCCACCACGACCAGTCCTTATATTACATTCCTTGTAAGAAGATCAAGTATTACGGAGCTCCTCTTTGTTCGTCCTACAATCATCAACCAATGGCTCCAGCCCCTTCACCACTTTCCTATGGCGCTCTTAAACCCCATAGGCTG
The sequence above is drawn from the Alnus glutinosa chromosome 11, dhAlnGlut1.1, whole genome shotgun sequence genome and encodes:
- the LOC133881297 gene encoding uncharacterized protein At4g06744-like; translation: MGSISFFASLLVSAFLLHGVDAGYVGYPAIRSSRKALQAPSPAGSSGKISPRVLKFYPVVQEFKKRVAYDPQGILKTWNPNDKNVCNYKGFYCDVFPADKQLTVSGVDFNGFQFAGKKGQGLTLYGFIEKLTDITVFHANSNNFTGGIPKEISTIPYFFELDLSNNKLDGKFPLEVLGAKQLTFLDLRYNSLYGMVPPQLFLLEVNVIFINDNYFEQNLPDNLGSTPANYLTFANNKFTGPIPPSIGQASKTLTEVLFLNNKLTGCLPFEIGHLENATAFDVSINSLTGPIPQSFQCLFSIEVLSLAQNQFYGSVPEAVCKLPNLGLLDISENYFSKIGPECRKLIKKKVLDPKKNCIQGLPNQRSKAECDAFLSKPKSCPNQKSLTFIPCKGAHPPTKSTSPSTLLTYGALKPHS
- the LOC133881298 gene encoding uncharacterized protein At4g06744-like: MGTISFFASLLLSTSLLHLCLFYGVAAGAGASNRKALAQPPSGKISPRVLKFYPIIQEFKKRITYDPKGILKTWDPNDKNVCNYKGFFCDIFPADKQMTVAGVDFTGFGFAGKQGLTLFGFIEKLTDITVFHANSNNFTGGIPREISTIPYFFELDLSSNKLTGQFPIEVLGAKQLTFLDLRFNHLYGTVPPQLFLLDVDVIFINNNKFEQKLPDNLGSTPALYLTFANNKFTGPIPPSIGKTKTNILEVLFLNNKLTGCLPFEIGYLGNATAFDVSSNYLTGPIPHSFQCLFNIEVLNLARNHFYGSIPEAICKLPNLSYLDLSRNYFTQVGTECRKLVNKKVLHLRKNCIQDLPHQRSKAECAAFFSKPHQCPNEKTLTYIPCKGVHPPPKSSPSTLLTYGALKPLK
- the LOC133880922 gene encoding uncharacterized protein At4g06744-like isoform X1; amino-acid sequence: MKGPVHREMMGTRSFYDSLFLSAFLLHLCFYYGVGAADPDIMSNRKALETALGGDSGNYSAPAPAPAPKNEDCPPPSPPPELEYPPPLPPHNTPPPLEPESPPPLQPPLPPKSEYPPLLPPSPISPPEPEPEYHPPLPPPPIVSPPEPEYHPPLPQTPTPPPTEVPEYHPPLPQTPTPPPTEVPEYHPPLPQTPTPPPTEPEYHPPLPQTPTPPPTEPEYHPPLPQPPTLSTPEPECPPPLPPPPTLPSPEPESPAPLPPPPTLSPPEPEYPPPLPPPPIPPPPPEPECPPPPQSELSPRLQLVYPIIQDFRKIITCDPKGILKSWDRKDKNVCKFKGFFCDIVPKYNQLALSGVDFNGFRFGGKDGQLPLSGFIEKLPDITVFHANSNNFTGGIPIEISKLPYFYELDLSNNKLHGQFPMEVLGAKQLTFLDLRFNFLYGRVPPQVFLLDVDVIFINNNYFEHRLPDNLGSTPALYLTFANNKFTGPIPPSIGQANKTLLEVLFLNNKLTGCLPFEIGFLKMATVFDVSINYLMGPIPFSFQCLFKIEVLNLARNQFDGSVPEAICKLPNLGVFNLSDNYFTQVGPKCRKLIKKKVLDIKNNCIIDLPNQRSKAECAAFFAKPKYQKCHHDQSLYYIPCKKIKYYGAPLCSSYNHQPMAPAPSPLSYGALKPHRL
- the LOC133880922 gene encoding uncharacterized protein At4g06744-like isoform X2, which encodes MKGPVHREMMGTRSFYDSLFLSAFLLHLCFYYGVGAADPDIMSNRKALETALGGDSGNYSAPAPAPAPKNEDCPPPSPPPELEYPPPLPPHNTPPPLEPESPPPLQPPLPPKSEYPPLLPPSPISPPEPEPEYHPPLPQTPTPPPTEVPEYHPPLPQTPTPPPTEVPEYHPPLPQTPTPPPTEPEYHPPLPQTPTPPPTEPEYHPPLPQPPTLSTPEPECPPPLPPPPTLPSPEPESPAPLPPPPTLSPPEPEYPPPLPPPPIPPPPPEPECPPPPQSELSPRLQLVYPIIQDFRKIITCDPKGILKSWDRKDKNVCKFKGFFCDIVPKYNQLALSGVDFNGFRFGGKDGQLPLSGFIEKLPDITVFHANSNNFTGGIPIEISKLPYFYELDLSNNKLHGQFPMEVLGAKQLTFLDLRFNFLYGRVPPQVFLLDVDVIFINNNYFEHRLPDNLGSTPALYLTFANNKFTGPIPPSIGQANKTLLEVLFLNNKLTGCLPFEIGFLKMATVFDVSINYLMGPIPFSFQCLFKIEVLNLARNQFDGSVPEAICKLPNLGVFNLSDNYFTQVGPKCRKLIKKKVLDIKNNCIIDLPNQRSKAECAAFFAKPKYQKCHHDQSLYYIPCKKIKYYGAPLCSSYNHQPMAPAPSPLSYGALKPHRL